GATAAAAGGTACTACGAATGCCGACAAACCATGCCTGGTCATGCTGGCTGAGCCCCAACATATAAAAACCATCGGCTGCGATGTCGTGGGTGGCAGAACTGAAGGCCAATAGCCAGAAAAAGGCGAGAGTGAACTGGAAAAACTTCGAGAGCGGAATGGTCAAAGCAACGCTGGCCAAACCAGCTCCGATTAACAATTGCATGGTCGGAATCCAAAAGCGTTTTGTTTTTAACAGATCCACCACTGGGCTCCAAAGCGGTTTAATCACCCATGGCAAATAGAGCCAACTGGTGTATAGCGCAATGTCCGTGTTTGAAATCCCCAAACGCTTGTACATAATTACCGATACCGTCATCACTACAATGTAGGGGATCCCCTCGGCGAAATATAAGCTTGGAACCCAGAACCAGGGAGAGATTTTTTTGGTTGCAAGGTCATGCACTGAAGCTGCCATTTAGTAGGTCTCCATTTTGACTCTTTGGATGAGAAATTGAGGATGCACAAATCATAAAATGATGAATACTCTTTGAGCACAAAAATTGATTAAGATTTAACAATACATCCCAAATTACAAGTCAACTGATGATTTCTTTTATGGGAAAGCAATAAATCTTTCACCGAGCTGGAAAATTTAAGCCTAATATAACCCATCTTGTCCTATTTTGCAAGCAAAATATCAATCTTGTTGAATCAAATTGTGAGGGAAGATCGCATGCAATTTTTGTGGCAACAATGATTCAGAATTCGATTTGGACCAGAGCTATTTTTTGAGCCATTGAGAATTATAATTGAAGAAGTGGCCGTCGAGCAAACAATCGGGCAAAAAAGAAGATAGTTAAAAAATCAACCACAGCTTCGGAGAGTCACATAAAAAGCTTGAACAAATCCGACCCGACAAACCCATTTGAGAAAGGCAATCGTTGGGATTTTTATGAAGGATGAGCTCTTTTGAAGATTGATTTATCGATTATCAATGAGAAAAGGCGTAACAAGAATCTCGCTACTGCCATAAAAGAATCTAAGCATATTGGAAACGGTGGTAACCAGTGTCCCCGAAAATGTTCTTAACTTAAACTGATGGGTCAAGATTGATGACGTTCGTTTTTGAGCATCAAAATCTCATCTCGGATTTTTGCAGCGTCTTCGAAACGTTCCTCACGGACTGCTTTTTGAAGTTTAATGTTTAACTCTTCCATGAGATCTACATCACTCACTGGGCGATCATAGCTATCTTCCCCAAATTGAGGCTCTGGGAGTTGTTCTAAAATCGCAGCCCGTTTCATTACACTTTCCTCGACGAAGATGGGAGCTTGAACGCGGAGGGCGAGCGCAATGGCATCGCTTGGACGGGCATCGATTTCCTTTACAGTCCCATTTGTTTTAACCGTGATGGCCGCATAATAGGTATTTTCGCGAAGATCAT
Above is a genomic segment from candidate division KSB1 bacterium containing:
- a CDS encoding bifunctional nuclease family protein gives rise to the protein MLVAVRVDRVTLDTSTNRFVVILKDDIHNRWLPIVVGSNEAQAIALQLEKISPPRPLTHDLIKNILDSIKVIVTRIVVNDLRENTYYAAITVKTNGTVKEIDARPSDAIALALRVQAPIFVEESVMKRAAILEQLPEPQFGEDSYDRPVSDVDLMEELNIKLQKAVREERFEDAAKIRDEILMLKNERHQS